CTCGCCCGTAGAGGTATCGAGCACACGATAGTCATATGCCTTCAACCGGATTCGAATCCTCTGTCCTACCATGATCTTCCTTCTAGGGATCAGGTCCCAGAAAACTGGCCCCTGATCCCTGACCTCTTACTTAATTGATAATCTCCGAGATCGTGCCCGCGCCCACCGTCCGTCCGCCTTCGCGGATCGCGAACCGCAAGCCCTTCTCCAGCGCCACCGGCGTAATCAGCTCCACTTCCAGCTGCACGTTGTCACCCGGCATCACCATTTCCATCCCCGCCGGCAACTGCGCCACTCCCGTCACGTCCGTCGTGCGGAAGTAGAACTGCGGACGGTAGCCCTTGAAGAACGGCGTGTGCCGGCCGCCCTCTTCCTTGCTCAGCACGTACACCTCGCCCTTGAAGCGCGTGTGCGGCGTGATCGATCCCGGCTTGGCCAGCACCATCCCGCGCTCCACGTCCTCCTTCGGTATGCCGCGCAGCAGCAGCCCGGCGTTGTCGCCCGCCATGCCCTCGTCCAACTGCTTCTTGAACATCTCCACGCCCGTGCACACCGTCTTGCGCGTCTCGCGGAAACCCACAATCTCCACGTCCTCGCCCACCTTCACCTTGCCGCGCTCGATCCGGCCCGTCACCACCGTGCCGCGTCCGGAAATCGAGAAAATATCCTCAATCGGCATCAGGAAAGGCAGATCCACCGCCCGGTCCGGCCGCGGCACATACTTGTCCACCGCCTCCATCAGCTCGTCGATCTTCGCTTCCCACTCCGGCTCCCCGTTCAACGCCCCCAAGGCCGACCCCCGGATTACCGGCACGTCGTCGCCCGGGAACTGGTACTTGGTCAACAGCTCGCGGACCTCCATCTCCACCAGGTCGATCAGCTCCGCATCCTCGACCGCGTCGCACTTGTTCAGAAACACCACAACGTACGGCACGCCCACCTGGCGCGCCAACAGCACGTGCTCCTTGGTCTGCGGCATCGGCCCGTCGGTCGCCGCCACCACCAGAATGGCTCCGTCCATCTGCGCCGCGCCCGTAATCATGTTCTTGATGTAGTCGGCGTGCCCAGGGCAATCCACGTGCGCGTAGTGCCGGTTGGCCGTCTCGTACTCCACGTGCGCCGTCGCGATCGTGATGCCCCGCTCGCGCTCTTCCGGCGCATTGTCGATCGAGTCGAACGAACGAAACTGGTTCTTCGGGTTGTGCTTCTGCAAAACCTTGGTGATCGCCGCCGTCAACGTCGTCTTGCCGTGATCGATGTGCCCGATCGTTCCCACGTTCACGTGCGGCTTCGAACGGTCAAACTTTTCCTTCGCCATGCGCTATCAGTCCCTTTCGTTAGACTTTTTGTATCGCCCCGGTCGCGCCGCAAGCGCTGCACCCGCGGGCCGCCTCAGTAATACGCGTAAGCCCTGAAATACCTTTGCCGCAGCTCCTGCGGCACCTTTTCCACCAGGCGCAGGTAGCGCTCGCGCGTCAATGCCTGGTCTGAAACCGGCAGTTCTCCATAAAGCGCCACAGCTTCCTTGCCCAGGAACCCGCGCTTCAGCACCGCCTCAAAGTCACGAATCCGCAGCTTGGCCCTGGTCACGCGATCCAGGAGGACCTCCAAGTCGCGCGCGTCGAAGGCAGCATCGATCCGCATATGAAGCTGCGCGTATCCTTGCTCGTCCTGTACGGCTATCGCCGCCTGCTCAAACATTGTTCCGTGTCCTCGTTCGTGTCCTTACTCAGCCCCACCGCGTTTCTTAAAGCCTGGAGCGGGAGACGGGGCTCGAACCCGCGACCAACAGCTTGGAAGGCTGTGACTCTACCACTGAGTTACTCCCGCCCACTTACTCCCGATCGTCTTCCTGCTCTAACTTCGCCCGGGCCTGTTCTTTCCAGTGGTGCAGCAGCGTCAGTGCCGCGAAAGCTGCCATCAGCGTGACCACGAAATCACGTGGACTCAACTGAATGTTGCCACCGAAGAACGCGATCTTCTCTGCCGAAAGCGTGAACCATGCCAGTGTTGCGACTGCTGCGTACGCTATGAGTGCCGTCAGAAGGCGATTCATTTCTAAACCTGGTGCACAGGGGTGGATTCGAACCACCGAACGCCGCAAGGGCGGACAGATTTACAGTCTGTTGGCTTTAACCGCTCACCCACCTGTGCACGACGAACGCACAACGGTTACTGCCTCACCTTCTCGCAAAAGACGCGAGAACGGTAGGCACAAACTCGTGTGCGGCCGTGAACCAACCTGCTATCAAAGATCCGCTGTGCGCCTTTGCGTCGCAACGGGGGCGGAAAAACCGGCGCGTGCGAACATACTTCCGCACACTCGGGAACTGCTACGATCCGGAGAAGCTCTGTGGAGTGTGTTCTCTTGAAGAGCCGCGCGCTGTTTCTGGGATCAAGCACCTGATAGCGCCCGCCTGCGCAACCAGGGATTCATCTTGGAGCTGGCGAAGGGATTTGAACCCCCGACCCTCTGATTACAAATCAGATGCTCTACCAGCTGAGCTACGCCAGCACTGCCGGAACTTGTCTGCTTTCGCAGCCAGGGTTCCGAATATCTCCCAGCGTCCGGGACAAAGATAAAAGGTTAGCACACAAGCACTTCCACCCGCAACCGAGCTGGATCCCACAGCCGGGTTACAGGCGCCCATACCTTACCGTCGACGCGAAAGGTGCTCGCGTGTCCCGTTGGCGTTGATTTCGCTGCCGCCTCGACTCGCTTACTCCCACGGATTAACGCGGGATTCCAGCGGGAGCACCCCTACGAGATGCTATGATGCGGCACCACGGGAGATTTTACCCGAAAACGCAGGAGTTTGGCGAATTCGGTTGCGAATGGTCCCGCCCTGTCGCCAACAATGGGCGAAAAGGGTAGGGCACAATAATCTTCTGTTCCCCATTATGAGGTCCCGAAGACGGAATCTGGTAATTGTGATCACGGCGGTGGTTGTCGTCGCCACCGCCATCGGTATTGCGGTTTACCTGAGAAAACGCGCCGCCCCCGAACCTGCCCGACTGCTTCCTGATTCTGACGCGGTTCTCTACTTCAACCTGAAGACCGTTCGCCGGCTGACAAATTTTGGGTCAACGCCGGTGGTGCAGCGCGAGCCCGAGTACGAAGACTTCGTGCGCGCGACGGGATTCCAGTTTGAGCGAGATCTCAACGAGGCCGCATTCGCCGTGCATATCATGCGTCGTCCGCCGGCGAAGCCGGGGCTCCCGGCGACAACCGAGCCGCGATATTCAGAAGTGTTTGTTGGGAAGTTTGATAGCCAGAAGCTTTCGGCTTATCTGCGGAAGCTGAGCAAGAGCGTCGATCAATATCGCGATACGGACATTTACAACATTCCGGTCGAGGATCGGACGGTGAGGATAGCGATTCTGGATGTTGATTCGGTAGCGGGATCAAACGTCGATGATCCCAAGGTGATTCGCGGAATCATCGATCGGTCGCGGTCGGCGGCGATGCCGTTCTCCGGACCGCCGCTGGTTTCACGGTACTACCACGATATTCCGATCGGCAGCCTGGTTTGGGCGGTAGCGAAAATACCTGCGGCCCCAAAGGATCCACGGGCCGCGCGCGCATTCACGCTGCCAGGCGGAATCGATATCCTCATTCCGTCGGAAAGCACGATGGTTGCCTGGGTGCGGTATCTCGGGAGTATTCACTTTCGGGCGGATTTCTACACCGCAACCAACGATGACGCGAAGCATTTTGTCGACCAGGCATCGGGTTTTCTTACGCTGTTCAAGTCGATCGAGTTGAACGCGCAACCAGGACAGAACGAGGCGGAATTCAAGTCGGCGCTGGATAGCTTGCAGGTAAAGCAAGATGGCTCCAAAGCGATTTTGAGCGCGAATATTCCAACAGGATTTTTCAAGAAAATGCTGGAAGAACCGCCGGTGGATGTGACGGGAGCGCAACAGGAGACTCCGGCACAGCCATCAGTAACCGCTCCGCCGGCAAAGAAGAAAGCGCCTGCCAACAACAGACACTGATTGCAAAAAAACCTTCCTAATTTCCGTTATTCAGATCAATGGCAGGAAAGACCGCTCAATTAGTTGCCGGAGACGGAATTATCGAAGTGGTCGGCGTGTGCGAGCGTGGTGCGCAGGTACTTGTAGGGGTTCACCGGGGTGTTGTTGATGCGGACTTCGTAGTGCAGGTGGGGGCTGGTAACGCGGCCGCTGGCGCCCACATAGCCGATGATGTCCCCGCGATGAACCTGCTGTCCGACAGTGACGTTGAATGCGGACATGTGGCCATAGCGTGTCTGGATGCCGTGGCCGTGGTCGATCATCACCAGGCGGCCATACCCGCTCATGAAATCAGCGAAGGTGACAATACCGTCGGCCGGGGCAATGATGGGATGGCCATACGGCGACGAGATATCGACGCCGGAGTGGAACGCGCCCTCACCGTTAAAGGGATCGATGCGTTCGCCGAACGAACTGGTCACGCGGCCTTCGACCGGCCATAAGGTGGGAGCAGCCGCGGCGCGGACCCAGTCGGCGAGCGATGCCATATGGTTCGGACCCATTCCGATGCCTGCGGTTGCAACGCCCGACAGCGCCGAAGTTCGAAGCGCATAGAGTTGATCCAGGGTTTCGGTGTATTGCTCAGGCTGGACATCCTGGGCCGTGGGGGTCAACTTGCTGTCGGTCTTGAGACCGTAGAGGGATGAAACTTCGCTGGCGATGGAACCGAGCGAAGCGACCTGTATTTCCTTTTCCTTGTTGACTTGTTCGAGCTTGGAATAACTCTTCTTGAGCTGATCTTTCTCGGTGCGGAGCTGGTTGAAGTGGGCGGTCTTGATCAGCATCCGGGTGTAGGAGCCTGCCATTCCCGTGATGGTCATCATGCCAATAACGGCTCCCGCGAGGAAGACGTACATGTAATGCATGGGAATGGGAATCTTACGGAGCTGACCTTCCGCGTCCCGCGCCACGAATAGGATGTAGAAGCGTTTCCGCAAAAGCTATCGCTCCACCCTCAAGAATTTCCTCCTCTGCCGCTTCGTTTAACTTACGAAGGCGACCAAGCACCCGTGTGGGGGCAACCGGAGGCCGAATCGATCCGGGCGATAGAGCTCGAATGGCTCGAGCTGAGTACCTCAGACTGCAGCGACTCTCGAAACCGCCGCCCGGAGCAGTACCGCAAATTCCCGCAAACCTTAACAGGCGCAAAATGGGCCTGTCAACCAAACTGGGTAATCGAAGGGGCTAAACCAGTAGTACCAGTGTCGTGGCAGAATCCTATTCTTCGAGACACGAACAAACACGCAAGTCTCTGATGAGAAACGAAAAAGCGCTAGGGATAAGGGTTTCCGCAAAATGCGATTTAGCAAACTGCATTTGTAAAGGGTGATTGGCGCGAGAGATTTGCGCGTTCTCTTCGCCCCCAAAAATTCCAGAGTAGCCTAAATTTACCTGCCTCAGATATTGTGCAGTCGGGGGTTCGCAGGTGCCAATATCCCGATTGTCGGTTGCAGCGATGGAAAGCTCCGTTTCTTTCGAGTCCCTTCCCTCTTTTCTCGCTGTTCTCTATAGTGTCTTCCGTGCCGCTTAGCGAATTGCAACTCATCGCGAAAATCCGAAGACAGGCTAAGACTGGAACCCGGGCTGCGGGTGCGCGAATTACGAAGACGATTGGCGACGACTGCGCCGTGCTGGAAATCGCGGCCGGAAACGAAACTCTGGTTACTACCGATTTTTCTCTGGAAGGCATCCACTTCAGACGCGACTTGCACTCGGCGCATGTGGTCGGGCACCGCTGCCTGGCTCGCGGGCTGAGCGATATCGCGGCGATGGGTGGCGAGCCCACTGCGGCTTTCCTTTCCCTGGCGCTGCCGGAGGACTTGCCGCAGAAGTGGGTAGATGAGTTCTTGGACGGGTTCCTGGGGTTGGCGCGGGAGTTCGGCGTGACGCTGGCCGGGGGCGACATCGCACAGTCGCCCGGCGGCGTGCTGGCGGACATCATGGTAGTGGGCACGTTGCCGCGTGGGGAGGCAATCATGCGCTCGGGGGCAAAACCCGGCGACCATCTTTACATCACCGGAGAACTGGGTGCGGCTTCGGCGATGCTGGAGAGAATGTTTGCGAATCCAAAGAAACGCTACCGGGCTTCGGACAGCCCCGCACATTTTGTTCCGCAGCCGCAGATTAAGATCGGCCGTTACCTGCGCGACAAGAAGATTGCCTCGGCCATGATCGATATCTCGGACGGGCTTTCGACCGACCTGACCCACCTCTGTGACGAGAGCGGCGTGCGCGCCGAGGTGCAGGAAGAGGCGATTCCGGTGGCCTCGATCGGCAAGCACGAGGTCTCTCTCGAAAATGCGCTGCACGGCGGCGACGAATATCAATTGCTGTTTACGGCTCCGCCGAACAAACGGGTTCCGGCGGAGATCGCCGGTGTTCCGATCAGCCAGATCGGGTATATCGAGGCACCGCAGAAGCATTTGCCGAAAATCCTGCTGTTCGAGGGCAACGACGCGGAACTGGGAGTTGAACTGAGGCCGAAGGGGTGGGAACACTTCTCCGAAGGCAAAGGGCAGAGGGAAAAGGGCAGAGCGAAAACCAAGAGAATCTGAGGTCTTTCCTTTGCACTTTGACTTTCTTGGGCCTTTTCCACAAGTTCTCTTCTTCTCCACACGATCTCCACACCTGACTGTGGCTTGCCACTTGCTACTCGGCGCCGCTTGGCGCACGATTCTTTCATGCATGAACCACAGGCGACAGCAGTAGACTCCACGCGTGCGACCTGCCCCGTGTGCGGCGGCAGCGGCTTCAGGATGGTCGAAACGAAGGACTCGAAGGGGCGGCCGATTCAGCGGGCAGCCAAGTGCGAATGCCAGGTACGACAACATTCCCAGCGGCTGCTGAAAATCGCCAATATTCCCGACCGGTATGAGCACTGCGAATTGTCGAACTTCGAGGCCGATCCTTGCGGGAAATCTTCGGCTTCGTTGGCCAATGCGAAATTAGCGGCTGGACGGTTTGTCGAGGAATATCCGGTGGAGCGCGATGGATTGCTGCTAATAGGGCCGATCGGGACAGGCAAGACGCACCTGGCGGTGGGGATCATCAAGGAACTGATGGCGCAAAAAGGCGCACGCTGCTTGTTCTACGACTATCGTGAGCTTCTGAAGGAAATCCAGAATTCCTACAATGCTTCGGTGCAGACGACCGAGATGGAGGTGCTGCGGCCGGTGTTTGAGGCTGAGGTGCTGGTTCTGGACGAACTGGGCGCAGTGAAGCCGACCGAGTGGGTGTGGGATACGGTGTCGCACATTTTGAATACACGCTATAACGACAAGCGCACAACGATTATCACTACGAACTACCGTGACCTGCCGCCGGGCGGAAGCGATGGCGAGCCGGGAAGATACTCTGCGGTGTCGAAGGCGACGCGAGAGGAAACGCTTGGGGACCGGATTGGGGAGCGTATGCGGTCGAGGTTGCACGAGATGTGCCGCGTGGTGAAGATCGACGGCGACGACTTCCGGTTGAAATACAGGAGCGCGAGTTTCCGCTGATGGCTGACGATCAACCAAGTTCGGGAGGTCCTGCCACGCGCCGGAAACTCCCGCGTCGACAGAGCAGCATGGGGCTGAAATTGATGCCGGAGGCGATCGCCGAAGAGTTCGGGCCAGCGCCACCGCCGCGTCGAGAAACGAGACTGGTTCGATTCTTTATCTTCCTTCCCTTATTCCTCGGTGCGGTGGCGACGTTACTGTTCTATCTGCAAGGTGGGAAGTTCGGAGCAGGAAAGCTGCACTACGATGTGTGGATTCAGCGGCTACTGCTGCCCGGCGACTTGATCAGCTCGGAATTTCCGGCCACAGGGTTTCCTGTACTCGACTTCATTTGGATTCCGGCGGTGATCAATTCCTTCATCTTCGGCTGCCTCGCGCTGTCGATCCAGTTGCTGCGGAAGCATCAGAAGGTGTCGGTGTAGAAAGGCGGTTCTCTGTTCCCGGTTCTCAGTTCCCAGTTGTTCTCCGCTCTTGGAAAAGGCTGCAGCTCACCTGCCCACTTTTGCCG
This genomic interval from Terriglobia bacterium contains the following:
- the tuf gene encoding elongation factor Tu, which encodes MAKEKFDRSKPHVNVGTIGHIDHGKTTLTAAITKVLQKHNPKNQFRSFDSIDNAPEERERGITIATAHVEYETANRHYAHVDCPGHADYIKNMITGAAQMDGAILVVAATDGPMPQTKEHVLLARQVGVPYVVVFLNKCDAVEDAELIDLVEMEVRELLTKYQFPGDDVPVIRGSALGALNGEPEWEAKIDELMEAVDKYVPRPDRAVDLPFLMPIEDIFSISGRGTVVTGRIERGKVKVGEDVEIVGFRETRKTVCTGVEMFKKQLDEGMAGDNAGLLLRGIPKEDVERGMVLAKPGSITPHTRFKGEVYVLSKEEGGRHTPFFKGYRPQFYFRTTDVTGVAQLPAGMEMVMPGDNVQLEVELITPVALEKGLRFAIREGGRTVGAGTISEIIN
- the rpsJ gene encoding 30S ribosomal protein S10 (NusE; involved in assembly of the 30S subunit; in the ribosome, this protein is involved in the binding of tRNA; in Escherichia coli this protein was also found to be involved in transcription antitermination; NusB/S10 heterodimers bind boxA sequences in the leader RNA of rrn operons which is required for antitermination; binding of NusB/S10 to boxA nucleates assembly of the antitermination complex) → MVGQRIRIRLKAYDYRVLDTSTGE
- a CDS encoding ATP-binding protein, with the translated sequence MHEPQATAVDSTRATCPVCGGSGFRMVETKDSKGRPIQRAAKCECQVRQHSQRLLKIANIPDRYEHCELSNFEADPCGKSSASLANAKLAAGRFVEEYPVERDGLLLIGPIGTGKTHLAVGIIKELMAQKGARCLFYDYRELLKEIQNSYNASVQTTEMEVLRPVFEAEVLVLDELGAVKPTEWVWDTVSHILNTRYNDKRTTIITTNYRDLPPGGSDGEPGRYSAVSKATREETLGDRIGERMRSRLHEMCRVVKIDGDDFRLKYRSASFR
- the thiL gene encoding thiamine-phosphate kinase; this encodes MPLSELQLIAKIRRQAKTGTRAAGARITKTIGDDCAVLEIAAGNETLVTTDFSLEGIHFRRDLHSAHVVGHRCLARGLSDIAAMGGEPTAAFLSLALPEDLPQKWVDEFLDGFLGLAREFGVTLAGGDIAQSPGGVLADIMVVGTLPRGEAIMRSGAKPGDHLYITGELGAASAMLERMFANPKKRYRASDSPAHFVPQPQIKIGRYLRDKKIASAMIDISDGLSTDLTHLCDESGVRAEVQEEAIPVASIGKHEVSLENALHGGDEYQLLFTAPPNKRVPAEIAGVPISQIGYIEAPQKHLPKILLFEGNDAELGVELRPKGWEHFSEGKGQREKGRAKTKRI
- a CDS encoding M23 family metallopeptidase — translated: MRKRFYILFVARDAEGQLRKIPIPMHYMYVFLAGAVIGMMTITGMAGSYTRMLIKTAHFNQLRTEKDQLKKSYSKLEQVNKEKEIQVASLGSIASEVSSLYGLKTDSKLTPTAQDVQPEQYTETLDQLYALRTSALSGVATAGIGMGPNHMASLADWVRAAAAPTLWPVEGRVTSSFGERIDPFNGEGAFHSGVDISSPYGHPIIAPADGIVTFADFMSGYGRLVMIDHGHGIQTRYGHMSAFNVTVGQQVHRGDIIGYVGASGRVTSPHLHYEVRINNTPVNPYKYLRTTLAHADHFDNSVSGN